Proteins encoded in a region of the Thermocaproicibacter melissae genome:
- a CDS encoding C40 family peptidase — protein MKRTKLLAVLAAIVMLASAPTALASAITAWTGTVRVSTSLNVRTAGNDGAPIIGKLYNGAKVTILDTVNGWYKISYNGRTAWISGKYVVTASKAQTVVAAAKSQLGVAYQYGGATPYKALDCSGLTMYAYGQAGITLPHNAAMQSTKGWAVSKSALQPGDLVFFATDSTGKITHCGIYIGNGQFISAQSGAGVVKEASLSNSYWSRTYVTARRIIG, from the coding sequence ATGAAAAGAACAAAACTTCTGGCAGTTCTTGCTGCCATCGTCATGCTCGCAAGCGCACCGACGGCTCTTGCTTCGGCAATCACCGCTTGGACCGGAACCGTGCGCGTCAGCACCTCGCTGAATGTCCGCACTGCCGGAAACGATGGTGCGCCCATCATCGGAAAGCTCTACAACGGAGCGAAGGTCACGATTCTGGATACAGTCAACGGCTGGTACAAGATTTCCTACAACGGCAGAACCGCATGGATCTCCGGAAAATACGTCGTCACCGCTTCCAAGGCACAGACGGTCGTAGCTGCCGCAAAGAGTCAGCTCGGCGTAGCCTATCAGTACGGAGGGGCTACCCCCTACAAGGCGCTTGACTGCTCCGGCCTGACCATGTATGCCTACGGCCAAGCGGGCATCACCCTGCCGCACAACGCTGCCATGCAGTCCACCAAGGGCTGGGCGGTCAGCAAATCCGCGCTGCAGCCGGGCGACCTTGTCTTTTTTGCCACGGACAGTACGGGGAAGATTACGCACTGCGGCATCTACATCGGCAACGGCCAGTTCATCTCGGCACAGTCCGGTGCAGGCGTTGTGAAGGAAGCAAGCCTGAGCAACAGCTACTGGTCCCGCACTTACGTAACCGCAAGACGAATCATCGGCTAA
- a CDS encoding motility protein A: MDISTIVGLLVSIGGIIAGYLLDGGEVNALIRLSPFLVVVVGTIGVVITSFGLVDVGNAVKSLFASYNPKNKPDPEALIKKICDLADLCRSQGLLQLQSRLNDSDLNHENYLMLKEAMILATDIKNTETMQETLQADIASYTQKKQLEIDIFVEAGGYSPTLGIIGTVVGLVQVLSTIDVNASTAALTTGIASAFIATLYGIFFANVVYLPAANHLKTCLKRQLVFRDMIVDGMCMLASGESSRNIENKLALYYHAFPNCEDKYKAGIEN; this comes from the coding sequence ATGGATATTTCAACAATAGTCGGTCTTCTTGTTTCCATCGGTGGCATCATTGCAGGTTATTTGTTAGATGGCGGTGAAGTCAATGCACTGATTCGACTTTCGCCGTTTCTCGTTGTTGTCGTCGGCACCATCGGTGTCGTTATCACATCCTTCGGTCTGGTCGATGTAGGAAATGCGGTAAAATCTCTGTTTGCGAGCTACAATCCCAAAAACAAGCCTGACCCTGAGGCCTTGATTAAAAAAATCTGCGACCTTGCCGACCTCTGCCGTTCACAAGGACTTCTTCAGCTGCAGTCCAGACTGAACGATTCTGACCTGAACCATGAAAACTACCTTATGCTGAAAGAAGCCATGATTCTGGCAACCGATATTAAGAACACCGAAACCATGCAGGAAACACTCCAGGCAGATATTGCAAGCTACACACAGAAAAAGCAGCTTGAAATCGACATTTTCGTCGAAGCGGGCGGCTATTCGCCAACCCTTGGCATCATCGGTACGGTCGTTGGCCTTGTGCAGGTGCTTTCGACCATAGATGTCAACGCTTCCACCGCAGCATTGACAACCGGCATCGCCTCTGCGTTCATTGCTACTTTGTACGGTATTTTCTTTGCTAATGTCGTTTACCTCCCGGCCGCCAACCACCTGAAAACCTGCCTGAAACGTCAGCTCGTCTTCCGCGATATGATTGTGGACGGTATGTGCATGCTGGCAAGCGGCGAAAGTTCGCGTAACATTGAAAACAAACTCGCACTGTATTACCACGCCTTCCCGAATTGTGAAGACAAGTATAAGGCAGGAATTGAAAACTGA
- a CDS encoding GntR family transcriptional regulator: MRDAKLNDEVYRRLNNEIMNLTLEPGLTVSVQKLASAFGVSRTPVREAVIRLQKKGLVDIYPQSGTVISRISLERIAQERFLRRSLELSAVEPFLQNCNSEVLSRMEDLISALRNTRADDYRSAFAVDNEFHRLIFETAGQLLSWETICDVVSHYNRFRILSTRLEGISQNIVVEHEAILQAAQKHDKDAMCDALEHHLGKVKQETEQLLKLYPDYFVTEENLADNNRTLVRIPQRSVSFGI; this comes from the coding sequence ATGCGGGATGCCAAACTGAATGATGAGGTTTACCGCCGATTGAACAATGAAATCATGAATCTCACCCTGGAGCCGGGGCTCACGGTCAGTGTGCAGAAGCTGGCAAGCGCCTTTGGAGTCAGCCGCACTCCGGTTCGTGAAGCGGTCATCCGTCTGCAGAAAAAAGGGTTGGTTGACATTTACCCTCAGTCTGGAACCGTTATTTCACGCATTAGTCTTGAGCGCATCGCACAGGAGCGCTTTCTGCGCAGATCGCTGGAGCTGAGTGCCGTGGAACCGTTTCTGCAAAACTGCAACAGCGAAGTCCTGTCGCGCATGGAAGATCTGATTTCCGCCCTGCGCAACACCCGCGCCGATGATTACCGGAGCGCTTTTGCCGTTGACAACGAATTTCACCGGCTGATTTTTGAAACAGCCGGTCAGTTACTCAGCTGGGAGACAATCTGCGACGTGGTTTCTCACTACAACCGCTTCCGCATTCTTTCCACACGCTTGGAAGGAATCAGTCAAAACATTGTAGTGGAACATGAAGCAATTCTGCAGGCGGCACAAAAGCACGACAAAGATGCCATGTGCGACGCATTGGAGCATCATCTCGGGAAAGTCAAGCAGGAAACGGAACAGCTTCTGAAACTTTACCCAGATTACTTTGTTACGGAAGAAAATCTTGCCGATAATAACCGTACACTGGTGCGGATACCGCAGCGCTCAGTCAGTTTTGGCATATAA
- a CDS encoding M14 family metallopeptidase, whose protein sequence is MRVLRIGSEGNDVAEVQSILKRIGIDPGAVDGKFGTQTQKAVQEFQRRFGLVPDGIIGPMTWRILGRYLLGYDIYTVQRGDTFYSIASRFGSDPALLQAANPGVLPENLMPGMRLNVPYSYDVIAQDVPYSYDILSRNVQGLKGRYPFLRVATIGASVLGRTLYVLRLGIGERQVSYNAAHHALEWITSPVLMKFAEEYLKAYALRRQLGGYDVRELWNECTIWIIPMVNPDGVDLVINGLSPSNPYRDRLIRWNGGSMNFSNDWQANIRGVDLNHNYNAGWMESKQAEAELGITGPGPTRYSGPYPVSEPETRAMVSFTRSHDLRLVMAYHAQGRVIYWNFQNLAPAEARTIGESLSRISGYALDEATGVASYAGYKDWFIQDFRRPGYTIEVGEGKNPLPISQFPQIYAENQGMLLYAATV, encoded by the coding sequence TTGAGAGTACTAAGAATCGGTTCCGAAGGGAATGATGTGGCGGAAGTACAGTCCATTTTAAAACGCATTGGCATTGACCCCGGTGCGGTGGACGGCAAGTTCGGCACGCAGACGCAGAAAGCCGTACAGGAGTTTCAGAGGAGATTTGGGCTGGTACCGGACGGAATCATCGGGCCGATGACATGGAGAATCCTCGGAAGATATCTGCTCGGCTATGACATCTATACAGTCCAGAGGGGCGATACCTTCTACAGCATTGCGAGCAGGTTCGGCTCAGACCCCGCGCTTCTGCAGGCGGCAAACCCCGGTGTGCTTCCGGAAAATCTCATGCCCGGCATGCGGCTGAACGTCCCTTATTCATACGATGTTATTGCACAGGATGTCCCGTATTCCTATGATATTCTCAGCCGGAACGTTCAAGGACTGAAAGGACGCTATCCGTTCCTGCGCGTCGCCACCATCGGCGCGAGCGTCTTGGGGAGAACGCTTTATGTGCTGCGCCTTGGTATCGGGGAGCGTCAGGTCTCTTACAATGCCGCCCACCATGCGCTGGAGTGGATTACTTCGCCGGTGCTGATGAAATTTGCGGAGGAATACCTGAAAGCCTACGCCCTTCGGAGGCAGCTTGGAGGGTATGACGTACGCGAACTGTGGAATGAGTGCACCATTTGGATTATACCCATGGTCAACCCGGACGGCGTCGACCTTGTTATCAACGGCCTTTCTCCTTCTAACCCGTACCGCGACCGTTTGATCCGCTGGAACGGCGGAAGCATGAATTTCTCCAATGATTGGCAGGCAAATATCCGCGGCGTAGACCTCAACCACAACTACAACGCCGGGTGGATGGAATCGAAGCAGGCAGAAGCGGAACTTGGCATCACCGGCCCGGGGCCGACGCGCTATTCGGGGCCATACCCTGTTTCCGAACCCGAGACGCGCGCAATGGTTTCCTTTACCAGAAGCCACGACCTGCGCCTTGTGATGGCCTACCATGCGCAGGGCCGCGTCATCTATTGGAATTTCCAGAACCTTGCGCCCGCCGAGGCAAGAACAATCGGCGAGAGCCTGTCGCGCATCAGCGGGTATGCGCTGGATGAGGCGACGGGCGTTGCGTCCTATGCAGGCTACAAGGATTGGTTCATTCAGGATTTCCGGCGCCCAGGCTATACAATCGAAGTCGGCGAAGGGAAGAATCCGCTGCCAATTTCCCAGTTTCCGCAGATTTATGCCGAGAATCAGGGAATGCTTCTCTACGCCGCCACCGTTTGA
- a CDS encoding exodeoxyribonuclease III, with protein sequence MKLISWNVNGLRACMNKGFADFFNASEADIFCIQETKMHPEQADISFDGYQSFWNSAEKKGYSGTAVFTRIEPLSVRYDLGPAEFSGEGRVITLEFNSFFLVNVYTPNSQRELTRLQYRMSWDDAFREYVTALDHRKPVVICGDMNVARSEIDLKNPKQNVGNAGFTNEEQQKIEQLLDTGFVDTFRLLYPEKTGAYTWWSYLFHARAHNAGWRIDYFLVSNRLSEHVQDSLIFSDITGSDHCPVGLILA encoded by the coding sequence ATGAAACTGATTTCATGGAATGTAAACGGCCTTCGCGCCTGCATGAACAAAGGCTTCGCCGACTTTTTTAACGCAAGCGAAGCAGATATTTTCTGCATTCAGGAGACAAAGATGCACCCTGAACAGGCAGATATTTCTTTTGACGGATACCAATCTTTCTGGAACAGCGCCGAAAAGAAGGGCTATTCCGGAACCGCTGTTTTTACACGCATAGAGCCTCTTTCCGTCCGTTATGACCTCGGCCCTGCGGAGTTTTCCGGAGAAGGCCGCGTTATCACGCTGGAATTCAATTCGTTCTTTCTGGTGAACGTCTATACGCCAAACTCCCAGAGAGAGCTGACACGCCTGCAATACCGTATGTCGTGGGACGATGCGTTCCGCGAATATGTAACTGCTTTGGACCATCGCAAGCCTGTGGTGATTTGCGGCGACATGAACGTCGCCCGCAGCGAAATTGACCTGAAAAACCCGAAGCAAAACGTAGGGAACGCCGGCTTTACCAACGAAGAACAGCAGAAAATCGAGCAGCTTCTGGATACCGGATTTGTCGACACCTTTCGCCTTCTCTATCCCGAAAAGACAGGTGCCTACACGTGGTGGTCCTACCTTTTTCATGCGCGTGCCCATAACGCCGGATGGCGCATCGACTATTTTCTCGTCTCCAACCGCCTTTCAGAGCACGTGCAGGACAGCCTGATTTTTTCCGACATCACCGGCAGCGATCACTGCCCCGTCGGACTGATTCTTGCGTAA
- a CDS encoding DUF1292 domain-containing protein: protein MYDDFGADLLTLVDDEGKEHEFEILDVIDNEDGCFYALLPTYDDPQKEVESRGSYYIFEAIEEDGEQQLAEVEDEELLEKLAKQFEARFEEFFGDDEEDDESNDGSEEN, encoded by the coding sequence ATGTATGATGATTTCGGAGCGGATCTGCTCACTCTGGTCGATGACGAGGGCAAAGAGCATGAATTTGAAATTCTCGATGTGATTGACAACGAGGACGGGTGCTTCTATGCACTCCTTCCAACTTATGACGATCCGCAGAAGGAAGTCGAATCACGGGGCTCCTACTATATTTTTGAAGCAATCGAGGAAGACGGAGAGCAGCAGCTTGCCGAAGTGGAAGATGAAGAGCTGCTGGAGAAACTCGCCAAACAGTTTGAGGCTCGTTTTGAAGAATTTTTCGGCGACGACGAAGAAGATGACGAAAGCAACGACGGCAGCGAGGAAAATTAA
- a CDS encoding sialate O-acetylesterase, which yields MANDTFSAGKFRLPAIICDGMVLQRDSNAVVWGWDKPGQSVQVHFRGHLFSGKADSHGKWFVSLGKQEAGGPFPMKIEGSETVSFSDVYIGDVWLCSGQSNMELPVSRVCRTYPEVAHAENPYIREFHVPINFAYNGPCEDTLPSEWKPLNPENVMSFSAIGLFFAERLFEDYHVPVGIIAMAVGGAHVEAWMSRKALADRPAKLRLADLFQDDSFREGLIQSELEREQNWQQALDAADPGLQEPNTWYSETFDDSEWPTFELPRYLSDGGLPEKNGSFWFRKTVEIPEELDGKPAELLLGRIVDADTAYVNGINVGTTGYQYPPRVYSVPEGVLKAGKNTIAVRLVSFRNKAGFITEKPYELRVGGHTFSLAGTWKCHIGKLSEMLPENVFLHQIPTGLFNAMLSPISPCRVKGVLWYQGESNTGNPAPYAELFRRMIAYWRETLGDPELPFLFVQLPNYLERENPSAKNRWAELREAQADALSVPNTAMAVAIDVGEWNDLHPVFKRPVAERLELAARKVAYGEKDLVASGPIFDYMEFNGKAVVLHFKEIGSGLVSSDGEPLRGFEMSGPGGVYFPAQAHIENNTVVLTCPQINVPVNVRYAWCDSPEKLNFYNREGLPAAPFRTERE from the coding sequence ATGGCAAACGATACATTCTCAGCCGGAAAGTTTCGCCTCCCGGCAATTATTTGTGACGGAATGGTTCTTCAACGCGATTCCAACGCTGTGGTTTGGGGTTGGGATAAACCCGGCCAGAGTGTTCAGGTGCATTTCCGCGGTCATCTTTTCAGCGGGAAGGCAGATTCGCACGGTAAATGGTTCGTCTCGCTCGGAAAACAGGAAGCAGGCGGACCGTTCCCCATGAAAATTGAGGGAAGCGAAACGGTCTCATTTTCAGATGTTTACATAGGCGATGTCTGGCTCTGCTCCGGGCAGTCCAATATGGAGTTGCCGGTTTCCCGCGTGTGCCGCACATACCCCGAGGTCGCTCACGCAGAGAATCCCTACATTCGTGAATTTCATGTCCCCATCAATTTTGCGTACAATGGCCCCTGCGAAGATACCCTTCCATCGGAATGGAAACCTCTCAACCCGGAAAACGTGATGTCTTTTTCGGCAATTGGTCTTTTCTTCGCAGAGCGTCTATTTGAGGACTACCATGTACCGGTCGGCATCATCGCCATGGCCGTCGGCGGTGCCCATGTGGAAGCATGGATGAGCCGCAAGGCCCTCGCCGATCGTCCTGCAAAGCTCCGTCTTGCCGACCTGTTCCAGGATGATTCTTTCCGTGAAGGCCTGATCCAAAGCGAACTTGAGCGGGAACAAAACTGGCAGCAGGCGCTCGATGCAGCCGATCCCGGTCTACAGGAGCCGAATACGTGGTATTCGGAAACCTTCGACGATTCCGAGTGGCCCACGTTTGAACTGCCTCGGTATCTTTCGGACGGCGGACTTCCGGAGAAGAACGGTTCCTTCTGGTTCCGCAAGACGGTAGAAATTCCCGAAGAACTCGACGGAAAGCCCGCGGAACTTCTGCTCGGCCGCATCGTGGACGCAGACACGGCCTATGTGAACGGAATCAACGTAGGCACAACGGGGTACCAGTACCCGCCGCGCGTGTACAGCGTTCCGGAAGGTGTGCTGAAGGCCGGCAAAAACACGATTGCCGTGCGCCTTGTCAGTTTCCGCAACAAGGCCGGTTTTATCACCGAAAAGCCCTATGAGCTTCGCGTCGGCGGCCACACCTTCTCCCTTGCGGGAACATGGAAATGCCATATCGGAAAACTCAGCGAAATGCTACCGGAAAATGTTTTTTTGCATCAGATTCCCACTGGTTTGTTCAACGCCATGTTGTCGCCGATTTCTCCCTGCAGAGTGAAGGGGGTACTGTGGTATCAGGGCGAGTCGAACACCGGGAACCCGGCTCCCTATGCCGAACTGTTCCGGCGGATGATTGCCTACTGGCGTGAAACGCTCGGCGACCCCGAACTGCCGTTCCTTTTCGTCCAGCTTCCAAACTATCTTGAGCGCGAAAACCCGAGCGCCAAAAACAGGTGGGCGGAACTCCGCGAAGCGCAAGCTGATGCGCTATCCGTGCCGAATACCGCCATGGCGGTTGCCATTGACGTCGGCGAATGGAACGATCTGCACCCTGTTTTCAAGCGCCCCGTAGCGGAACGGCTGGAGCTTGCCGCCCGCAAGGTCGCTTACGGTGAAAAAGACCTTGTTGCTTCCGGGCCGATTTTTGATTACATGGAATTCAATGGAAAGGCCGTTGTTCTTCATTTCAAAGAAATCGGTTCCGGACTTGTCTCCAGTGACGGAGAACCTCTCCGCGGCTTTGAGATGTCCGGTCCCGGCGGCGTCTATTTCCCGGCGCAGGCCCACATCGAAAACAACACGGTCGTGCTGACCTGTCCCCAAATTAACGTGCCTGTGAACGTGCGCTACGCTTGGTGCGACAGTCCCGAAAAACTGAATTTCTATAACCGGGAAGGCCTTCCGGCCGCACCGTTCCGCACGGAACGCGAATAA
- a CDS encoding alpha-glucuronidase family glycosyl hydrolase, with the protein MNIAEMYSSLPQYRCWLNYEQFHDTADTSLEPYCRTIFVPSGFKVLQSAAAELSAAVKGAFRFSPRITERDDGACGIVLAVDEDSFPDGCDAFRISRSVDETRIYITGANENSVLYGAFEFIFALGCGKSADKIEMLSHTPNRIRIMQQWDNASGDIERGYAGNSIFYKDGKITSDFSRIRDYARLLASVGINYISLNNVNVHETETKFITPEYLPQIAAIASVFSEYGIRVMLSINFAAPIAVGGLSTADPLEESVQNWWRETADTIWSYIPDFGGFVVKADSEGRPGPYTYGRNHVDGANMLADAVAPHGGIVLWRCFVYNCRMDWRDRTRDRARAAYDNFMPLDGKFRSNVVLQIKNGPMDFQIREPVTPLFGGLEKTNQMIEFQVTQEYTGHQIDLCYLVPMWKEALDFDTFARGKGSRVSDIVSGKLFGSPLGGAAGVSNIGDSPAWTGNPLAQANLFGFGRLAWDPARTSEEIARSWAVLTFGRDSKVVETVTSMLLRSRDVYEHYTCPLGIGWFVNPQVHYGPSVDGYEYSCWGTYHYADLHGIGVDRTAATGTGYAAQYRQPNAEMYEHLETCPEELLLFFHHVPYSYRLKSGQTLLQYIYDSHFRGADEAEELKKDWESLRGRIDPQIFDEVEKRLTLQVQDAIEWRDVVNTYFYRKTGIPDEKGRKIYP; encoded by the coding sequence TTGAACATCGCAGAAATGTATTCTTCTCTTCCGCAATATCGCTGCTGGCTAAACTACGAACAGTTCCATGATACTGCCGACACAAGTCTTGAGCCTTACTGCCGCACGATTTTCGTGCCGAGTGGCTTTAAAGTTCTGCAATCCGCGGCTGCAGAGCTTTCTGCCGCCGTAAAAGGTGCATTTCGCTTTTCTCCGCGCATTACCGAGCGGGATGACGGCGCCTGCGGCATTGTACTTGCCGTTGACGAGGATTCCTTCCCCGACGGTTGCGATGCCTTCCGCATCTCCCGCTCCGTCGACGAGACCCGCATCTACATCACCGGCGCCAATGAAAATTCCGTGCTTTACGGCGCGTTTGAGTTTATTTTTGCGCTCGGATGCGGCAAATCCGCCGATAAAATCGAGATGCTCAGTCATACGCCAAACCGCATCCGCATCATGCAGCAATGGGACAACGCATCCGGAGATATTGAACGCGGCTACGCCGGCAATTCCATTTTTTATAAAGACGGCAAAATCACTTCAGACTTTTCGCGAATCCGCGATTATGCCCGCCTGCTCGCTTCTGTGGGCATCAACTACATTTCGCTCAACAACGTAAACGTACACGAGACGGAAACAAAATTCATCACTCCGGAATATCTTCCGCAGATTGCTGCCATCGCTTCCGTGTTTTCCGAATACGGCATTCGCGTGATGCTGAGCATAAATTTCGCCGCGCCGATTGCGGTGGGCGGCCTTTCTACCGCCGACCCGCTGGAAGAGAGCGTGCAGAACTGGTGGCGTGAAACGGCAGACACTATTTGGTCGTATATTCCCGATTTCGGCGGTTTCGTCGTAAAAGCGGATTCCGAAGGCCGTCCGGGCCCCTACACCTACGGCCGCAACCACGTCGACGGTGCCAATATGCTGGCGGACGCAGTTGCGCCGCACGGCGGTATTGTACTCTGGCGCTGCTTTGTCTACAACTGCCGCATGGACTGGCGCGACCGCACCCGCGACCGCGCTCGCGCAGCTTATGACAACTTTATGCCGCTTGACGGAAAATTCCGCTCGAATGTGGTTTTGCAGATTAAAAACGGGCCAATGGACTTCCAGATTCGGGAGCCGGTCACGCCGTTGTTCGGCGGACTGGAAAAGACCAACCAGATGATTGAGTTTCAGGTGACGCAGGAATACACCGGCCACCAAATTGATCTCTGCTACCTTGTCCCGATGTGGAAAGAAGCGCTTGATTTCGATACCTTCGCCCGTGGGAAAGGCTCCCGCGTTTCCGACATTGTCTCCGGCAAATTGTTTGGCAGCCCCCTCGGCGGTGCTGCGGGCGTTTCCAACATCGGCGACAGCCCCGCATGGACAGGAAATCCGCTCGCGCAGGCGAACCTATTCGGGTTCGGGCGCCTTGCCTGGGATCCCGCACGCACTTCGGAAGAGATCGCCCGAAGCTGGGCGGTTTTAACGTTCGGTCGGGACAGCAAGGTGGTTGAAACCGTTACCTCCATGCTCCTGCGCTCCCGCGACGTCTATGAGCATTACACCTGCCCGCTTGGCATCGGTTGGTTTGTAAACCCGCAGGTGCACTACGGCCCGAGTGTTGATGGCTACGAATATTCATGCTGGGGCACTTACCATTACGCAGACCTGCACGGCATCGGCGTCGACCGCACCGCTGCTACCGGCACCGGCTACGCGGCTCAGTACCGTCAGCCGAACGCCGAGATGTATGAACACTTGGAAACCTGCCCGGAAGAACTTCTGCTGTTCTTCCACCATGTCCCGTATTCCTACCGGTTGAAATCCGGCCAGACTCTGCTTCAGTATATCTATGACTCGCATTTCCGCGGAGCCGATGAGGCGGAGGAACTGAAAAAGGATTGGGAATCCCTTCGCGGCCGCATTGACCCGCAAATCTTCGATGAAGTGGAAAAACGGCTTACCCTGCAGGTTCAGGACGCCATCGAATGGCGCGATGTCGTGAACACCTATTTCTACCGCAAAACCGGTATTCCCGATGAAAAAGGCCGGAAGATTTACCCGTAA
- a CDS encoding OmpA/MotB family protein, translating to MKKKHAPKDEPTNGNRWFLTYSDMITLLLALFIMMYSISNVDAEKYRKLAANFHTAFGTGTGMGTGSGTGSGTGNAFYYIPGVTTTSSTSSTGFGGVGTAENNALTEIYVILQNYIKANGLENEIEVKDTGELVQIHLKDVVLFKPNSATMLESSKPIIKEISSALAKVYDRVDHITISGHTADVVVDPKNSDKLSWELSTQRAVTVLNELVSNGLDQHKLSIQGYAHFDPIATNSTEEGRSKNRRVEISIYKNAVLGVGATGRDKATLASSEPESSTSSQSASTSAAAAEH from the coding sequence ATGAAAAAGAAACATGCGCCGAAGGATGAACCTACCAATGGCAACAGGTGGTTTTTAACCTACTCCGATATGATCACCCTTCTGCTGGCACTTTTCATCATGATGTACTCCATCAGCAATGTTGATGCGGAAAAGTACAGGAAGTTAGCTGCGAATTTCCACACCGCCTTTGGCACAGGGACAGGGATGGGTACCGGCAGCGGAACAGGCAGCGGAACTGGAAACGCATTTTACTACATTCCCGGCGTTACGACGACTTCTTCCACCAGCAGTACCGGATTCGGAGGCGTCGGAACCGCTGAGAACAACGCACTTACGGAAATTTACGTTATCCTGCAGAATTACATCAAAGCCAATGGCCTTGAAAATGAAATTGAAGTAAAAGACACCGGCGAGCTCGTCCAGATTCACCTAAAAGATGTCGTCCTTTTCAAACCAAACAGCGCAACCATGCTGGAAAGCAGCAAACCAATTATAAAAGAGATAAGCTCGGCGCTCGCAAAGGTCTACGACCGTGTTGACCACATCACAATCAGCGGACATACGGCGGATGTTGTCGTCGACCCGAAGAACAGCGACAAGCTTTCTTGGGAACTTTCCACACAGCGCGCCGTTACGGTGCTGAACGAGCTGGTAAGCAACGGGCTTGACCAGCACAAGCTCTCGATTCAGGGGTATGCGCACTTTGACCCCATTGCAACAAACAGCACCGAAGAAGGGCGTTCAAAGAACCGCCGTGTTGAAATCTCGATTTATAAAAACGCCGTTTTGGGTGTTGGCGCAACCGGCCGCGACAAGGCAACGCTCGCTTCTTCTGAGCCGGAATCGTCCACGTCTTCCCAGTCTGCCTCCACCTCTGCGGCAGCGGCGGAGCATTAA
- a CDS encoding C39 family peptidase, translated as MKGNKELAVLFTVLTVMGTVSVAFALKTKDNAIQSANFNYKINSSTSSKPITKTRTKAKSSTVVSNKEESTPVSSEPKAITTHHDAPDGKYYIEMKNILQKPELPTGCEATALAIVLNYLGFSADKCDIVDNYLPKTNSMCSLNNFFIGNPYSKSGLGCYAPVIVKTADSYLSRAGSQYRAQLLTGSDPETLYWYVSQNVPVMCWVTIGMVKPKVGAVWTAKDTGEKMQFMENEHCTVLVGYNSTKGTVMLNDPWKGKVTYSMSLFEKRYRELGKQAVIIR; from the coding sequence TTGAAAGGCAATAAAGAACTTGCGGTGCTCTTTACCGTGTTGACCGTCATGGGGACCGTGAGTGTGGCTTTCGCGCTGAAGACAAAGGACAACGCAATACAATCCGCTAATTTTAACTATAAAATAAATTCTTCTACCTCATCGAAACCCATAACAAAAACTAGAACAAAAGCAAAATCTTCCACAGTCGTTTCCAATAAGGAAGAAAGTACCCCAGTATCATCGGAGCCGAAGGCGATTACTACGCATCACGATGCCCCGGACGGAAAATATTATATCGAAATGAAGAACATCCTGCAAAAGCCGGAACTTCCTACGGGCTGTGAGGCGACGGCGCTGGCCATCGTTCTGAATTATCTCGGGTTTTCCGCAGACAAGTGCGATATTGTTGACAACTATCTGCCAAAGACGAATTCCATGTGCAGCCTCAATAACTTTTTTATCGGTAATCCGTATTCAAAATCTGGTCTTGGCTGCTATGCCCCCGTTATTGTAAAGACGGCGGACAGCTATCTTTCTCGTGCCGGGAGCCAATATCGCGCGCAGCTTCTTACCGGCAGTGACCCGGAAACACTGTACTGGTATGTTTCTCAGAACGTCCCGGTCATGTGCTGGGTGACGATTGGAATGGTTAAACCCAAAGTCGGTGCCGTTTGGACGGCAAAGGACACCGGTGAAAAAATGCAATTTATGGAGAACGAACATTGTACGGTACTGGTGGGATATAACTCAACCAAGGGTACCGTTATGCTGAACGACCCTTGGAAGGGGAAGGTAACGTACTCCATGTCCCTCTTTGAGAAAAGATACCGCGAGCTGGGAAAACAGGCGGTTATCATCCGCTAG